One genomic window of Halovivax cerinus includes the following:
- a CDS encoding succinic semialdehyde dehydrogenase produces the protein MTSSKGTTPITATGLSESRLEHLADRVRPVNDRPSIPVHTPITDEAVGAIPACEATDVEHAVDRARRAQSTWSETPVDDRAAILERFGDLVADRRETLLDLIQLETGKSRLHALEEVVDVPLTCSYYASEGPGILADDRRTGAVPLATTATVTRDPVGVVGVLSPWNYPMTLSMTDAIPALLAGNAVVCKPDAKTPFIALALAELLEEAGLPSGIFQIVTGEGATVGPALIDAVDYVAFTGSTETGRSVAEQAGRNLIGCSLELGGKNPLIVLDDANVETAARGAVEGAFTNAGQLCLAPERIFVDERRYEAFLDAFVGATRRLSVGLEFDYGPDVGSLIDGDHLASVEAHVEDAVSDGASVLTGGRARPDVGPFCYEPTILTDVDPDARVACEETFGPVVSVMPVADADDAIERANDTDYGLNASVWTSDRSRGREVARQIDCGTVCVNDPYTIGWGAVDAPMGGFGDSGLGRRHGPEGLTRFTESRTIATSRVGPLGAPPGVPKWLFARAFTGLTAVQRRLTRWVS, from the coding sequence ATGACCAGTTCGAAGGGGACGACGCCGATCACCGCAACGGGGCTGTCAGAGTCGCGCCTCGAGCATCTCGCCGACCGCGTGCGACCGGTGAACGATCGGCCCTCGATCCCGGTCCACACGCCGATCACGGACGAGGCGGTCGGGGCGATTCCAGCGTGCGAAGCGACGGACGTCGAACACGCGGTCGACCGTGCCCGTCGCGCCCAGTCCACGTGGAGCGAGACGCCGGTCGACGACCGGGCGGCCATCCTGGAACGGTTCGGCGACCTCGTCGCCGACCGTCGCGAGACGCTGCTGGACCTGATACAGCTCGAGACGGGCAAGTCGCGTCTCCACGCGCTGGAGGAGGTCGTCGACGTGCCGCTTACGTGTTCGTACTACGCGAGCGAGGGGCCGGGGATCCTGGCGGACGACCGTCGGACCGGCGCCGTCCCGCTCGCGACGACGGCGACGGTCACCCGTGACCCGGTCGGCGTCGTCGGGGTACTCTCGCCGTGGAACTATCCGATGACGCTCTCGATGACCGACGCGATCCCGGCGCTGCTGGCCGGGAATGCCGTGGTCTGCAAACCGGACGCGAAGACGCCATTTATCGCACTCGCGCTCGCGGAACTCCTCGAGGAGGCCGGCCTCCCGTCGGGGATCTTCCAGATCGTCACCGGCGAGGGAGCGACCGTCGGGCCGGCGCTGATCGACGCCGTCGACTACGTCGCGTTCACCGGAAGTACGGAGACGGGACGGTCCGTCGCCGAGCAGGCCGGCCGCAACCTGATCGGCTGTTCGCTCGAACTCGGCGGGAAGAACCCGCTGATCGTTCTCGACGACGCAAACGTCGAAACGGCGGCCCGCGGCGCCGTCGAGGGTGCGTTCACCAACGCGGGACAGCTCTGTCTCGCGCCCGAACGCATCTTCGTCGACGAGCGTCGGTACGAGGCGTTTCTCGACGCCTTCGTGGGTGCCACGCGGCGGCTCTCCGTCGGACTCGAATTCGACTACGGTCCCGACGTCGGCTCGCTCATCGATGGCGACCACCTGGCGTCCGTCGAGGCGCACGTCGAGGACGCCGTGTCGGACGGCGCGTCCGTCCTCACCGGCGGGCGCGCGCGACCGGACGTCGGCCCCTTCTGCTACGAACCGACGATCCTGACCGACGTCGATCCGGACGCGCGGGTCGCTTGCGAGGAGACGTTCGGACCGGTCGTCTCGGTGATGCCCGTCGCCGACGCGGACGACGCGATCGAGCGCGCCAACGACACCGACTACGGGTTGAACGCGAGCGTGTGGACGAGTGACCGGTCACGCGGCCGCGAGGTGGCCCGTCAGATCGACTGCGGAACCGTCTGCGTGAACGATCCCTACACGATCGGGTGGGGCGCCGTCGACGCGCCGATGGGCGGCTTCGGCGACTCCGGACTCGGCCGGCGGCACGGGCCCGAGGGTCTCACTCGCTTCACCGAATCGCGGACCATCGCGACCTCACGCGTCGGCCCCCTTGGCGCTCCGCCGGGCGTCCCGAAGTGGCTGTTTGCCCGCGCGTTCACCGGACTGACCGCCGTTCAGCGCCGCCTCACTAGGTGGGTGTCGTGA